The following are from one region of the Colius striatus isolate bColStr4 chromosome Z, bColStr4.1.hap1, whole genome shotgun sequence genome:
- the MLANA gene encoding melanoma antigen recognized by T-cells 1 — MPRGNHNPDGNFFRGKGRSYFAAEEALGIGLLILVLAIFLICGCWYYKRRSGYKSLRSKSSSVGTIRTTVSEGKTLDCKMPLHEYRNFNSVVPDAPPAYEKIAADQSPPPYSP; from the exons ATGCCCAGAGGAAACCATAATCCAGATGGCAACTTTTTCAGAGGGAAAGGACGCAGCTATTTTGCAGCAGAAGA AGCTTTGGGTATTGGACTCCTCATTCTGGTGCTGGCAATTTTCCTTATCTGTGGCTGCTGGTACTACAAAAGACGTAGTGGCTATAAAAGTCTGCGG AGTAAAAGCTCTAGTGTGGGGACAATACGAACCACAGTAAGTGAGGGGAAAACACTGGACTGCAAAATGCCTCTGCATGAGTACCGAAACTTTAATTCTGTG GTGCCTGATGCTCCACCAGCTTATGAAAAAATTGCTGCAGATCAGTCACCACCACCTTATTCACCATGA